Proteins from a genomic interval of Helicoverpa zea isolate HzStark_Cry1AcR chromosome 31, ilHelZeax1.1, whole genome shotgun sequence:
- the LOC124645070 gene encoding mitochondrial thiamine pyrophosphate carrier-like translates to MVGYSAKDSMTQKEKLFAGCFAGVTTRFITQPMDVIKIRSQLQRKPKRKNVVYRVARRIFWEEGVTAFWHGHVLGQFHSILAVSSQFYVYELTTKFVAGLAAHELRFRNVEHFICGVAAGCVCTTIVIPLEVIRVRQMLVKDQYRSVLRGAAAVYRYGGIFAFYEGLSASLLQMGPQVGISFSVFNFVQPMILRMFTPCPPGECSKGNKHRPQNIMLASTIAGSAAGFVSKSMTYPFDLAKRRLQIGSHRTNTKYKTPTQSQKLIKCTKLFECLLLAYKYEGIRGLFRGWTVTVYKAQMTSVVAFTTYELICYATRELNSLAV, encoded by the exons ATGGTCGGGTACAGCGCAAAGGATTCTATGACTCAGAAGGAGAAACTGTTCGCTGGTTGTTTTGCAGGGGTCACGACCAGGTTCATCACCCAGCCTATGGATGTCATCAAGATCAGGTCCCAGCTGCAGAGGAAACCCAAACGCAAGAACGTGGTGTACCGGGTCGCCAGGAGGATATTCTGGGAGGAAGGAGTCACAGCCTTCTGGCACGGCCATGTATTGGGGCAG TTCCATTCGATACTGGCCGTCAGCAGTCAGTTCTACGTGTACGAGCTCACTACAAAGTTCGTCGCCGGCTTGGCCGCGCATGAGTTGCGCTTTCG AAATGTAGAACATTTCATATGTGGTGTAGCCGCCGGGTGTGTATGTACTACTATAGTGATACCTCTGGAAGTGATCCGCGTTCGACAGATGTTGGTCAAGGACCAGTACCGCAGCGTGCTGCGAGGCGCCGCCGCGGTCTACCGGTACGGCGGCATCTTTGCCTTCTACGAGGGGCTCAGCGCTTCCCTGCTGCAG ATGGGTCCCCAAGTTGGAATATCATTCTCGGTGTTCAACTTCGTGCAGCCTATGATCCTGCGCATGTTCACGCCGTGTCCCCCGGGGGAGTGCAGCAAGGGCAACAAGCACCGCCCGCAGAACATCATGCTGGCCAGCACCATCGCGGGCTCCGCCGCCGGCTTCGTCTCCAAGTCCATGACCTACCCCTTCGACCTCGCCAAGCGGAGGCTCCAGATTGGG AGCCACAGAACTAACACGAAGTACAAGACGCCGACGCAATCGCAGAAGTTGATCAAGTGCACCAAACTGTTCGAGTGCCTGCTGCTGGCGTACAAGTACGAGGGCATCCGCGGGCTGTTCCGCGGCTGGACGGTCACCGTGTACAAGGCGCAGATGACGAGCGTCGTCGCCTTCACCACCTACGAGCTCATCTGCTACGCGACCCGGGAGCTCAACTCGCTCGCCGTCTGA
- the LOC124645071 gene encoding uncharacterized protein LOC124645071 encodes MYAKLALISLVVAVVVASPTPGGGGHHKHVTIHVPYKVHTIHHHHVSKVHVPVHVPVVKEVQVVKEVPVIQHVPVPVYKHVPVPVVKHVEVEKKVYVPVHHEEHHGGWEGEALSHGWH; translated from the exons ATGTACGCGAAACTCGCT CTCATCTCCCTCGTGGTCGCTGTCGTCGTCGCCTCCCCGACTCCCGGCGGTGGCGGACA CCACAAGCACGTGACGATTCACGTGCCGTACAAGGTGCACACCATCCACCACCACCACGTGTCGAAGGTGCACGTCCCGGTGCACGTGCCGGTGGTCAAGGAGGTGCAGGTCGTCAAGGAGGTGCCGGTGATCCAGCACGTGCCCGTGCCCGTGTACAAGCACGTGCCGGTGCCGGTCGTCAAGCACGTCGAGGTCGAGAAGAAGGTGTACGTGCCCGTGCACCACGAGGAGCACCACGGCGGCTGGGAGGGCGAGGCGCTGTCGCATGGCTGGCACTGA